A region from the Triticum urartu cultivar G1812 chromosome 1, Tu2.1, whole genome shotgun sequence genome encodes:
- the LOC125527920 gene encoding phytochrome-associated serine/threonine-protein phosphatase-like, whose translation MLLVLEPIPFPSLAASFDWIENKIVAPTKIQSPIRRNPSGEEREAVAGGFQRSGEMDLDLWIVKVKEGQHLAEHELQSLCEYVKEILIEESNVQPVNSPVTVCGDIHGQFHDLMKLFATGGHVPDTNYIFMGDFVDRGFNSLEVFTILLLLKARYPGHITLLRGNHESRQLTQVYGFYDECQRKYGNANAWRYCTDVFDYLTLSAIINGTVLCVHGGLSPDIRTVDQMRTIDRNCEIPHEGPFCDLMWSDPEEIETWGVSPRGAGWLFGSRVTTEFNHVNNLELVCRAHQLVQEGLKYMFPDKGLVTVWSAPNYCYRCGNVASILSFSETMERDVKIFTETDENNQMRGPRSAVPYFL comes from the exons ATGCTCCTCGTCCTCGAGCCCATTCCCTTCCCCTCTCTCGCCGCCTCCTTTGATTGGATCGAAAACAAAATCGTCGCTCCCACCAAAATCCAATCCCCAATCCGCCGAAACCCTAGCGGTGAGGAACGGGAGGCCGTAGCCGGGGGATTCCAGCGCTCGGGCGAGATGGATTTGGATCTGTGGATCGTCAAGGTCAAGGAGGGGCAGCACCTCGCCGAGCACGAGCTCCAGTCCCTCTGCGAATAC GTGAAGGAGATCCTCATCGAGGAGTCGAACGTGCAGCCGGTCAACAGCCCCGTGACGGTGTGCGGCGACATCCACGGCCAGTTCCACGACCTCATGAAGCTCTTCGCCACCGGGGGCCATGTCCCGGACACCAACTACATATTCATG GGCGACTTCGTGGACCGCGGGTTCAACAGCCTTGAGGTCTTCACCATTCTTCTGCTTCTAAAAGCTAG GTATCCTGGCCACATAACCCTTCTGCGTGGAAACCATGAAAGCAGACAGTTGACGCAG GTTTATGGTTTTTATGACGAGTGTCAGAGGAAGTATGGGAATGCGAATGCATGGAGGTATTGCACTGATGTTTTTGACTACCTTACTCTTTCGGCGATCATTAATGGCACA GTCCTCTGTGTTCATGGTGGCCTTTCACCTGATATACGTACAGTTGATCAG ATGCGGACAATTGATCGCAACTGCGAAATTCCCCATGAAGGACCTTTTTGTGATCTGATGTGGAGTGACCCAGAGGAGATAGAGACATGGGGTGTTAGTCCCCGTGGAGCAGGTTGGCTTTTTGGATCACGGGTGACAACCGAG TTTAACCATGTTAACAATCTTGAGTTAGTTTGTCGGGCTCATCAACTAGTCCAGGAAGGCCTAAAGTACATGTTCCCAGACAAGGGTCTTGTAACT GTGTGGTCTGCACCTAATTATTGTTACAGATGTGGGAATGTTGCTTCTATACTAAGCTTCAGCGAAACTATG GAACGAGATGTCAAGATCTTCACAGAGACGGACGAGAACAACCAAATGCGAGGGCCGAGAAGTGCGGTCCCGTATTTCCTTTGA